Proteins encoded within one genomic window of Erinaceus europaeus chromosome 13, mEriEur2.1, whole genome shotgun sequence:
- the LOC103124694 gene encoding zinc finger protein 709-like, with product MLLDLNRVSSYCCGLSSIFWPERHSGKEEEMATSWGSVTFEDVTLKFTQEEWALLNPSEKKLYRDVMCENLRNILSIGKIQKHSTKEQHNLHGSKQSNTTVNISEGKDSQNGRKSQGCGVYNKLFTYSIHLQQHEGIHSGRKPYQCKLCSKTFISSSHLRTHERIHTGEKPYQCKLCSKTFSSSSYLQIHERIHSGEKPYQCKQCSKTFCRSSSLWTHETIHSGEKPYECKVCSKTFSFSSSLRTHERIHSGEKPYECKLCSKTFSFSSTLKKHEKIHSGEKPYECKLCSKTFRRSCHLWQHERIHSGEKPYECKLCGKAFRQSSILRLHERTHSGEKPYECKQCSKTFRQSGTLRFHERIHSGEKPYECKQCSKTFSSSSYLWAHERIHSEKKPFECKACSKKFSFSNSLRIHERTHSGEKPYECKVCSKTFLCSSNLRTHERIHSGEKPYKCKLCSKTFSFSSSLRTHERFHSGEKPYECKQCSKTFSQSSHLHIHERLHSGEKPYECKLCSKAFSLSTSLREHERTHSGEKPYKCKLCSKTFRRSCHLRQHEQTHSGEKPYQCKLCSKTFSSSSSVRTHERIHSGEKPYQCKLCSKTFSSSSSLWTHERIHSGEKPYECKQCGKAFSRSSSLWAHERTHRRRETLLM from the exons atgctgctagatttaaacagagtctcaagctattgctgtggtttatcttccattttctggcctgaaagacattcagggaaagaggaagagatggccacttcttgg ggctcagtgacctttGAAGATGTAACTTTGaaattcactcaagaggagtgggcactattaaatccttcagagaagaaactctacagagatgtgatgtgtgaaaacttgaggaacattctttcaatag gaaaaatacaaaaacattCCACCAAAGAGCAGCATAACTTGCATGGgagtaaacaaag taatacaaCAGTGAACATCTCTGAGGGCAAAGATAGTCAGAATGGTAGAAAATCTCAAGGATGTGGAGTATACaacaaattatttacttattctattCATCTTCAACAACATGAAGGAATTCACAGTGGAAGGAAACCCTATCAatgtaaactgtgtagtaaaacattcatttcttccagtcatcttcggacacatgaaagaattcatactggagagaagccctatcaATGTAAGCTATGTAGTAAGACATTCAGTTCTTCCAGTTATCTTCagatacatgaaagaattcacagtggggagAAACCCTATcagtgtaaacaatgtagtaaaacattctgtCGTTCCAGTAGTCTTTGGACACATGAAACAATTCACAGtggtgagaaaccctatgaatgtaaagtatgtagtaaaacattcagtttttccagtagtcttcggacacatgaaagaattcacagtggagagaaaccctatgaatgtaaactgtgtagtaaaacattcagtttttcAAGTACtcttaagaaacatgaaaaaattcacagtggagagaaaccctatgaatgtaaactatgtagtaaaacattccggcGATCCTGTCATCTTTggcaacatgaaagaattcacagtggagagaaaccctatgaatgtaaactatgtggTAAAGCATTCAGACAATCTAGTATACTTAgattacatgaaagaactcacagtggagagaaaccctatgaatgtaaacaatgtagtaaaacattcagacaATCTGGTACACTCAGAtttcatgaaagaattcacagtggagagaaaccctatgaatgtaaacaatgtagtaaaacattcagttcttcaagttatctttgggcacatgaaagaattcacagtgaaaaGAAACCATTTGAGTGTAAAGCATGTAGTAAAAAATTCAGTTTTTCAAATAGTCTTCgaatacatgaaagaactcacagtggagagaaaccctatgaatgtaaagtcTGTAGTAAAACATTCCTTTGTTCCAGTAATCTTcgaacacatgaaagaattcacagtggagagaaaccctataaatgtaaactatgtagtaaaacatttagtttttccagtagtcttcggacacatgaaagatttcacagtggagagaaaccttatgaatgtaaacaatgtagtaaaacattcagtcaatctAGTCATCTTCATATACATGAAAgacttcacagtggagagaaaccctatgaatgtaagttgtgtagtaaagcattcagtcttTCCACTAGTCTTCGAGAACATGAACGAACTCACAGTGGTgagaaaccctataaatgtaaactatgtagtaaaacattccggcGATCCTGTCATCTTAGGCAACATGAacaaactcacagtggagagaaaccctatcaaTGTAagctatgtagtaaaacattcagttcttccagtagtgttcggacacatgaaagaattcacagtggagagaaaccctatcaatgtaaactatgtagtaaaacattcagttcttccagtagtctttggacacatgaaagaattcacagtggagagaaaccctatgaatgtaaacaatgtggtAAAGCATTCAGTCGGTCTAGTAgtctttgggcacatgaaagaactcatagAAGGAGAGAAACCCTATTAATGTAA